The DNA window ATTAATGAGTAGGGAAATTATTCAATCGAATAAGTTCTCATGCAGCTCTTGCTCACAGGGGAAGTTGATAATTCGGCCATCACCAACAAAAATTGGAAATGAATCTATCAGTTTTTTAGAGCGTATACATGGTGATTTTTGTGGGCCAATACACCCATCATGTGGAccatttagatattttatggttttaattgaTGCATCAACTAGATGGTCACATGTTTGTTTGTTGTCAACTCGTAACCAGGCGTTTGCGAGATTGCTAGCTCAATGGATTCGAATAAGAGCTCATTTCCCCGATTATCCTGTCAAGAAAATTCGTCTTGATAATGCTGCAGAATTTTCATCTCAAGCATTTAATGAGTATTGTATGTCTATTGGGATTGACATTGAACACCCAGTAGCACATGTTCATACACAAAATGGACTTGCAGAATCATTTATTAAACGAATAAAATTAATTGCAAGACCACTGATTACGAGATTGAAGCTCccagtttctgcttggggacatgCAATTTTGCATGCTGCAACATTAATTCGCATCAGGCCAACGAGTTACCACACCTCTTCCCCTTTACAATTAGTTTTTGGTAAAGAACCTAATATTTCCCATCTAAGAATTTTTGGATGTGCGGTGTATGTTCCAATTTCTCTACCACATCGCAATAAGATGGGTCCTCAAAGGAGGATGGGAATATATGTTGGATATGAATCTCCGTCTATTATAAAGTACCTTGAACCAACAACGGGAGATTTATTCACTGCTCGTTTTGCTGATTGTCATTTTGATGAAACAAATTTTCCAAcattagggggagagaataagaAGCTGGAAAAAGATATCAGTTGGAATGAATTATCATTGTCTCATCTTGATCCTTGAACAAAACAATGTGAACTAGAAGTTCAAAAGATAATTCACCTGCAAAACTTAGCAAATCAATTGCCAAATGCGTTCACTGATCCAAAAGGTGTGACTAAATCATATATACCAGCTGCAAATGCTCCAATAAAAATTGATATCCCTGTTGGACAATCTAATGAGTCTCAAccacgcctgaagcgtggtagacCAATCGGTTCTAAAGATAAAAATCCTCGAACAAGAAAGGGAGCTAAGAATAAAGATGGCCCAAGTGAGGATATAGAAAATCTAAAAGAATCGTCAGACATAATAGACATTTCATCTCTAGAAGAGATTGATTAGGTACCtgaaactcataaaaataaagagatctcgataaattatgtccaaaatggaatacaatggaaccgaaacgaagtcgacattgatgatgtttttacatacaatatagcgctaaatgaGATAAATGGCAAAGAGGATGAGGAACCAACGTCTATCAAAATTTGTAGACAAAGTGAGGACTGGCCAAAATGGAAGGATGCAATTGAAGCAGAATTAAACTCACTCTACAAAAGACAagtttttggacctgtagtccgaacacctgaaGGTGTGAAGCCAGTTGGATAGAGATGGGTTTTCATACGAAAACGAAATGAAAAAGGTGAAATTGTGAGATACAAAGCTCGACTTGTCGCTCAAGGATTTTCCCAAAGACCtgaaattgattttgatgagACATATTCACCTGTAATAGATGCAAGCACTTTTCGATATCTAATAAGTCTAGTAGCACATGATGGGCTTAATTTGcacatgatggatgttgtaacagcttatctgtatggttcacttgatagtgaaatttacatgaaactccctgaagggttgaATGTACTAGATGCACACAACTCCGAATCTCGAGAAAGCTACTCCATAagattgaacaagtctctctatgggctgaaaCAGTCTGGACgaatgtggtataatcgcctcagtgaatatttgcTTAGAGAAGGATACACAAATAACtccatttgtccttgtatttttataaaaagatcagGAAAGGAATTcacaataatagttgtctatgtggatgacataaatattattggaactcctgaagagctcccAAAAGCTATGAGttgtttaaagaaagagtttgagatgaaggacctaggaaagacaaaattatgtctaggtttgcaaattgaacatttggacaaaggaatatttgtacatcaagaaggctatatataAAAGGTGTTAAAacgcttctatatggacaaaagtcatccgttgtctactccaatggttgttagatcattagatgtagagaaagatcctttcagacctcgagaaaaggatgaagaattgcttggtcctgaagtaccatatcttagtgcaatttgagcactaatgtaccttgctaattatacacgtcctgatatatcatttgctgtaaatctattagcaagatacagttcttcacctacacgaagacattggaacggagtcaaacatatacttcgttacctTAGAGGTACAATAGACATGGGTTTGTTTTATACAAAAGTATCCCAATTCGAATTAACAGGTTATgcagatgcaggttacttgtcagatcctcataatggtagatcacaaactggttatttgtttacatgtggagGTACACCTATTTCATGGAGATCGGTGAAACAAACCATAGCAgcaacatcatctaatcatgcaaAACTTTTAGCATTACATGAGGCATGTCGAGAATGCGTTTGGTTGAGATCCTTAATTCAGCACATCCAAAATACTTgtggtttatcttttgaaaaattaaatgcaacgatcatatatgaagataataccgCATGCATCGCTCAGTTGAAAGATGGTTACATTAAAGGAGACCGGACAAAACACATTTCTCCAAAGTTCTTCTTTACTCATGATCTCCAAAAGAATGGTGATATAAGCATCCAACAAATCTGTTCATGTGATAACCTTGCAGACCTTTTCACAAAGTCATAACCAAGCAGAATTTTTAATCAACTAGTACATAAGATTGGTCTTCATCGAAGAAATGACTGTTCAATTGAGGGGGAGAAatgaaaggatattgtactctttttccttcactagattttttcgtcttaacgaggcatatcctcaatggacatccaagggggagtgttataaacatttatactagtggatgtccatccctcttcttattcttcatcttcctaaTCCACTTTAATGTACATAATTTTCTACCTCCCTTGGgtcctataaataagactcatattacaatgtaaaattCACCCTTGAGAAGAATATAATACTATGTTGcttgttctcttctcttcctatcttttgatctctatatagtttcatttagtttataatattagtcgtatttttattaaaaatttgatttttaaattgattGCTTATACATTAATCAATACTAATTAgttatgtttttattaaaaagtttGGTTTTTAAATTGATTGCTTATACATTAATCAATACTTTCATCTATACATTAATATTAAATTACTTCTTCATCTTACAATAGatgttttcttttttacttttatttttttcactacatattattaagggttaaatatgtttgtggtccCCAATTTTCCTTCTGTCTTACAATCAATActttctcttttaatatttttaaaattttccttGAAACAATGATGCTCATAAAATTTTTCGTCCCCAATTTTAGTCTCTGCCGTCAATTTGATCTAACGGGAGCTGACGTGGCATGCCATGTGGCACGCCACGTCACTGAAAGTCAACACTACAAAAAATGAGACAGATTGTGGGGGTTtgaaaccccctttaaataactggaaaacaataaaagaaaagaaaaggagtcTTCTTCCTCCTCCCCCCTCTCTTTTTCCAcccaaatcatcttcttcctcttctctcttcAGTTTTTTTCATCATGAAACTAGATTTCAGAATTTTTTGAATGTGAATGGAAAGGTTCTTTGCATTCTCTCCATGAATTTTTTTATGCTTGAAACTGCAGcgtcggaagccattgaagaataaatacttttaagattgttagaaatatcGAAAAGATCAAAAAGTTCCAGGATGAATCGTGAATGGAGTCACTTTACTTAAAAGTATTTCTAGCACTCTATTAATTGTCTTAGAGTTTGGAAAGCAAGAATACCTAGGATAATgtcagccttactcgagtctgcacaagaccggtgaagaactcgaatgcaaggaagagtgTCTGGAATAATGAAGAGAATTTATAATTTTAGTGTttcattttggattcataaatgtgtatttataggtTATGCATGTGTTatttcataagtttgcaactcttgatgaaacaacaccttttcaccatatattgcaatggtacatctataatgacacaaggcaccccttcatgaagtgttgtaaatttgaattcaaaataaataaattttatgcaacaaccaaaaatctattccCATTTTTTGTCACATTGGAACATATtatggtaattattattttataatttccaacaatcccccacttgttctaataatgattAAAACTCATTCCAGAAATAAAGATATAAAgaatgttaatacagttaggtaccTTTAGATTTAAAACTTAGGGTTAAATAGTGTTCACCCCCCTGCCaaataagcgagattcggttttcccccttattaaaaaaaaatttagccttggccccttagaaaacaagattctgtttccagaaccccctatcacctgtttggctgactgggctttTGGAATCTTGCTGACGAAGCGCCATTATCCTTGTTTGGCTGCTGACGTGGCTGCTGCATTTGGATATTATGCTTAATAACTCTAAAAAAATTGTCTCCCATGAGAATTGAACCCATGAGCACATGGACATAAACCAACCCCCAAACCACTAAGCCAATTCGTTTTAATTGAAATAACATTGCTCCTATTAAACTATATTTAAAGCTAAGTTTAATTGTATAATTTAAAGGTGTACATATATACTTAAAAAAACTGTatgttaaataattataaaaaaacgtaaattaaatattttaagttttttcttataattatataatataatatatataaatgttaattaaaatgtttttttaataaagtttataattaacgtttttaatttttttaataaacgtttttttaataaatatgtacagcttttttaaaaaaaatttaaataaatttaaaaaaaacgttAAAATTATTCAACGTAAATTAAAAAAGGTTTAttacaattattaaaaaaaagtttatataaatcattaaaatataaatttatataacgtttatattaaaaaaaagtttatataaattattaaaaaaaaagtttataataaacttttatatttatataattatataacgttttttaaaaaaaaattaaaatcgtttattaaaattatttaagaaaatgtttatattaattactaaataataaatttatataattattaaaaaattattatatgtatagcttttttttatatttatattattaaagtttatttaatttatataaacgtttttaataattattatttatatgttttattcagtttttttataattatataaatgtattatttaataattttaataaatgttttaattatataaatattttttttataattatataaacgttttttaattaacgttataaatatataaatgtattttttataattatataaaagttTTAGATTTAGAAAAGTTAGTTAAAAAACTGAATGTATCATAAAAAACTAAAACgttataaaaaattgttaattaaaaaaattttcaAGCTTGCAGCAATAAATGTATAAATGTATTTTTCAAGCTTGCAGCAATAAATGTACTAAAACGTTTTACATTTATAtacaaaatagttaaaaaaactgaatgtatataaatgtattttttttaaatgttaagcTTGCAGCAATTATATACAACTATTTGGCAATTAAAATCAACTTAACAAGCATGGCCTAGTGGTAAGATTGGAGCATTGTATCATAAGTGACCTGGGATCGAATCCCAGGTTTTGCAACTATTAATATGCTATTTTTCAAGCTTTCTATTAATATGCTATTTTTCAAGCTTTCCAAATGCAGCAGCCAAACAAGGATAATGGCGCTCCGTCAGCAAGATTCCAaaagcccagtcagccaaacaggtgatagggggttcctggaaacagaatcttgttttctaaggggccaaggctaaatttttttttaataagggggaaaaccgaatctcgcttatttggcaggggggtgaacactatttaaccctaaaacttaaccttagtgaggATAACACAAAGTTTAATCGAAATATTAGGTAGCAatgcttttaaaccattaatccatATGATTAGACAGGTGTTACCTtacacacacactctttaaaggttcttcctctacatatctcgcttagcacttatttatggccatatgctatcctgtttcatgaatttttcatgagacaAACTCCAACTCTTACTTTGAGACGGCatcatctcgaaattcacataggtgaagttcatgtTGTATCCTTTTCCATGAGATACGTTTCTTCGTTTATGAACTACATTAAGAGGTTTCGAAAACCTCAACCCTTTATTGAAAATAATCAACATTGTTACCCAAGTGTCTTACTTACATTCAattcaacgacttgttgttacccattgaatcttgaAGTTAATGTTCTGTTAACATAAGATTGGGTTGATGCCGCTGTCGGAACTCTTATTTAAGGAGTTTCAACCCATCcctctcgaggttgtttttactaagtctctggccagtggcttagtaaatgGATCTGCCAAATTATAGCTTGTTCGTATATAGGTGGGTGAAATGATTCcatccttaatcaattttctcacgaatgaATGTCTAAGTCCAATACGCCTAGACTTTCCATTATACACTTCGTTGAACGCTCTTGCTAAAGTGGCTTGACTATCACAGTGTATCAACCATTATACCTTTATTCCTTTGAGACATTGTCCTTATCCAATGGAGTTTCCAATAGAAGATCCCTTAACCATTCTGCTTCTTGACCAGCGGAAGCGAGAGCCACGAACTCTGATTCCATGGTCGAAAGCGTAATGCAtatttgtttcttgctcttcgaagaaattgctcctccagctagtgtaaatatccacccagttgtagatttatgatctccaacattagatatccaactcgcatcggtatatccttctagtatggcaGGGAACCTACCATAGTGAAGGCCAAGATCTTTGGTTTTCAATAGATAGCCAAAAATCCTCGTgattgccttccaatgttcagtacttggattactagtaaatctactcattttactaactgCAAATGATATATCGGATCTGAtacattgcattaagtacatgAGAGACCCTattgcacttgcatattccaattgAGCCACTGCTCTTCCGTtgttcttttgaagtttgacaACATGATCAAAAGGAGTGGTTACTTCCTTAAATTGTAGGTGTTTGAACTTATTAATCATTTTCTCAATATAGTgtgtttgactaagttcataacccccactatttcttTTAACATTGATCCCTAGAATTGTGTCAacaagtccaagatctttcatcttgaaagtggatgttagaaacctctttgtttctaaaattccaTTCAAATCATTACTAATTATCAGCATGTCATCGATATAGAGACAAAGGAATATTACAGTGTTTTGCACACCTTTGTGTATaaacacttgtcacaagaattagGAATAAATCCATAAGAGAATATCACAGAATCAAACTTTTGATGCTattgttttggtgcttgttttaagcCATATAAGGATTTGATAAGCTTACACACCTTTTGTTCGTTTCCAGGAAGCATGTAGCCTTCTGGTTGTTCCATGTATAtttcctcatcgagatctccatttaggaaggttgttttgacatccatctgatgaaCTATAAGGTCATTCAATGAAGCAAAGGCAAACAACAATCTAATTATGGTTGTCCTTGCTACCGGTGCATATGTGTCAAAGTAATTTATGccttccttttgtctaaatcTTTTTGCCACTAGTCTGGCCTTATAAGTGTTTAAAGTACCATCACTATGGTATTTTCTTTTAAACACCCACTTGCATCCAATGGGCCATGATCCATTTGGTAAGTCAACAAGTTTCCAAGTGTGGTTTGACACgattgaatccatttcatcttggatagcgTTCTTCCAAAAGGAAGAGTCCCTTGAAGTTATTGCTTCCTTGTATGTTTTAGGATCATCCCCTACTTGGAGAATGACTGGAATACTTTGAACAAAATTCTTACAATTTCCTTCAACCATATGAAATGAGATAAATTGAGGATCGATTTCATTTAGTCCTAGATTCCTTATTTTCCGGACTCTCTTGCTTATTATAGGCTCGGCTTGTGATTCAATGATTCGAGGAGTGCCTTCAGGTTGTATTTCAACAATCCGAGAAGATTCTTCTTCACAAGATTCTTTATTCGCGGCCGACTCCGATTCTTTATCCTTGGTGataagattttcaaagaattccacATCTCGGGATTCTacaattacattagactctaaatttaacAGTCTATATACCTTACTATTTTGTGCATATCCAACAAAGGCACATCTTATCCCTCGAGGACCCAACTTGGTTCTCTTAGGATACATGTTTTTGTAGTAAGCCACGCACTTCCACACTTTAAAGTAACTGATATTTGGCGCTCTGCCTTTCCATGCTTCATATGGAGAAATACCGGTTTTCTTTAAAGGAATTATAATGATTATGTGGCAAACGGATAGTAGGGCCTCACCCCATAAATTGAAAGGTAGTTCGAAATGCATCAACGTGGCATTCATCATCTCTTGATATATTCGGTTATTTCTTTCGGCCATGCCATTTTGTTGCGGTGTGCGAGGTGCCAAACATTCATGTATTATGCCATGTTCTTCCCAAAACACATCAAATTCAGTAGAAAAGTATTCACCGCCCCTATCACTCCTAAGAACTTTATATTTTCATAAGATCTCATGTAAAATTAAGTGTATGCTCTCAAAGTAATAAAATATATCACTCTTACATTTAAAATTCTTTTTCAAGccttttgaaattgaaatttaatCGATTATAAAGTTTAGTTAATTGATTATGAAACAAAAGTTTGTCCTCTAATTGATTATGGCGTAAACTTGTCCAATAACTGATTAAGAAAGCTTTTAtaattgattctgattctgattcaacaaaatatttcttatttttttaggtCATAATGGATTAGAGCCACGGTCTATTCAGTTATGATGCGGATCCAACTTTATATTCACAAACCTCAATATTTTTTTCAACTACCATGATATGGTAGACCCCAGATTTGCATCACAAGACGGTAGTTCCTTCGTAAACAAACAAATGACCTAGTAGCAAACTTTTAATCCTAACATAATCTTGAGATCATTCAATCCAAGTTTTCTTCAAAAATGGGATACTTGCtatgatttttctttttcaatgagACACTACCATAAGAATAAGGCTGCAGCAAAATAAGAAGCTTTGATCTTAAAAAACACTTGGCCTAGACAAATAATTGAATTTGGCTAAACTAAATTACAAAAAGGAGTACTTTCGGATCTTGTAATATAAAGTATCAAATGTTAATTATGAGCCATCCAGCTAGTTATTTATTCGTAGAGTGTTTTAGCAGATTGAACTCTACTTTTTTTGCTGTCATTCTTGGAAACTTTCTCAGCAGACTTCTCATTTGCAGATATAGCTTTTGCTATTGCCTTCATTTTTCGTGCGCTTTTTGATCTCTTCATAGGCCTTCCATTCTGTTTCACCTTCCTATTTCAGAAGAGATTCATAATAAAAGGTAGTAGTTTAGAGCAAGTCAAGCCGGAAGAGAACAAGTGTGCAAGTGAAAATGCAATTCTAATCATCAAACAATAACATTGCCTTAGATAACACCCCTAATAGAACCTGAATAGTGTGGAATAATAAAAAAGAGAATATATATGATTCAACTCAAATCCATCAATTCATATCATTTTCCGAAGGAATCAAACATGATAGCCTACATAAACTTGACCGGTAAGAGTTTATTTAATACCAAATGGTGATAAGAAAAACCACAACAAAGATGGGTAACGCGACAAATGGAACCAAAACGCAGCAATATTGATGGGCAAACTTACAAATCACAGGATAAGTTCACAACTCAAGACACACAAACACATataaaaatgaaatcaaaatcaATGGATAAATTGACAACTCACAATTTTCAAAATCACACATAAGTGAAGAGGATGGGAGGGAAAGGGTTCCCCTTAATATATTGAACTAGATAAGAGCTATGTTTCAGGCCAATCAGAGTTAGGTTTCATTCATCTTGTTTCCGAAGTGTATTCAAGATGAGAGCCAATGTAATTTAAAAAACTGTGCTTGTTAtagaaaaagaggaaaaataaGGACTTTTTCTGCTAAGAGTGCCAAATCCTTCTCTGAACAAACAAACATACAAACTGTATGAAAAAAGTTGCAATTTTCTTGTAATGATAATCAAATTAGATACTGGTCGCTATTTGTGAACACTCTAACTCAGAAACTACCGGGCACCTCTCCTTCTAAGTGAAATAGTTAAATTTTATCTGTCTGTCATCCATATTCTAGTCTTCAACACTGCATCGAATTCGGGAATTCGTATTAATAAAGTTCAAAACAAACCCAAGCTACAACAGCAATACCAACCTATTGGATGCAAATTGCAATCATTTGGGAAAATGTTGGGTTATTCATATGGTTCCCTCTCCAATAGATAATAGTTAACCTAATTATAACtagggtttaaaaaaaaaagtagcaTGTTCATCTGTGGCTCTCTGAAATATCAAGTATGGCGATGTAAATTGTAATCAATCAGCATATGAAACCTTGGTTAAATCTATGAGGGCAATAAAGTAAACTTACAAATTGGTAGCACCAGCAACCTTGATTTTAGCTACGGATTCTGATGTGTCCATTGCTGCAAATAAACAAAATTCTCAAATCTTAAACCACGCCGAGAAGATAAAAGAGAAAATGAGAACAAATCAAAACAAGGCTTTACAATGTAATAATAAGAGTAGAAGCAGAATAATGATATTTTTCGATAAGTAGAAAAA is part of the Vicia villosa cultivar HV-30 ecotype Madison, WI linkage group LG2, Vvil1.0, whole genome shotgun sequence genome and encodes:
- the LOC131648014 gene encoding uncharacterized protein LOC131648014, whose translation is MAKNRNKKKKNGAVSMDTTDSIVSEAPQAMDTSESVAKIKVAGATNLKVKQNGRPMKRSKSARKMKAIAKAISANEKSAEKVSKNDSKKSRVQSAKTLYE